Proteins encoded within one genomic window of Spirulina major PCC 6313:
- a CDS encoding J domain-containing protein, which yields MDLAACYQLLGLEWGSPLPEIKAAYRRLARQYHPDMHPHNPTAVQAQFVALTHAYEQLLQAQSLPGITAFPAASEQDQQLKRQAYRNLQPLLRKGRFARAVALIEGLAIRLPDDPEVRQWQAIAYYQWGKSLIDQGHATKAKIYLRKALRTDPHNRTLWAEVEHQVHRLAQVR from the coding sequence GTGGATCTAGCAGCGTGCTACCAATTACTAGGACTGGAGTGGGGTTCGCCCTTGCCCGAAATCAAGGCGGCCTATCGTCGATTGGCGCGTCAGTATCACCCCGATATGCATCCCCACAATCCTACGGCGGTGCAGGCTCAGTTTGTGGCCTTGACCCACGCCTATGAACAGCTACTCCAAGCCCAGTCATTACCCGGCATCACCGCCTTTCCGGCTGCATCGGAGCAGGATCAACAGCTTAAACGCCAGGCCTACCGCAATTTACAACCCCTGTTGCGCAAAGGACGGTTTGCGCGGGCGGTGGCGTTGATCGAAGGCTTGGCGATTCGGCTGCCGGATGATCCAGAAGTGCGGCAATGGCAAGCGATCGCCTATTACCAATGGGGAAAATCCTTGATCGACCAAGGCCACGCCACCAAAGCGAAAATCTACCTCCGCAAAGCCCTCCGCACCGACCCCCACAACCGCACCCTCTGGGCCGAAGTGGAACACCAAGTCCACCGCCTCGCCCAAGTGCGCTAA